One window of Triticum dicoccoides isolate Atlit2015 ecotype Zavitan chromosome 5A, WEW_v2.0, whole genome shotgun sequence genomic DNA carries:
- the LOC119299066 gene encoding zinc finger CCHC domain-containing protein 10-like, whose protein sequence is MSGNNSQAVADRIKAKALSNAKGLSRAQAERAAEAAARNVNAYGQKEEGPSHWQERKEAKRKMYLMSTEQPVRLGVRRNAVPTSSAGGQCQKCFQPGHWTYECKNERVYISRPSRTEQLKNPRLKKKVSLPARSRFVNPDLEKEMEEERKLTGEKQKEKSERREVKSKRKHRASVSDTDSDSKSSSSGSEYSSESGSSSYSPLDSEDRKHRCNAKQKKRRHRRDSTSSSSSSLSKSESEPDSDNNGSNKRKSKKRGYTRRA, encoded by the coding sequence GCAGGGCTCAAGCTGAACGTGCAGCGGAAGCTGCTGCCCGCAATGTCAATGCCTATGGGCAGAAGGAAGAGGGGCCAAGCCACTGGCAAGAGAGGAAGGAGGCCAAGAGGAAGATGTATCTGATGAGCACGGAGCAGCCTGTGAGGCTAGGTGTGAGGCGAAATGCCGTACCAACTTCTTCCGCTGGTGGCCAATGTCAGAAGTGCTTCCAGCCCGGGCACTGGACGTATGAGTGCAAGAACGAACGGGTCTACATCTCGCGGCCCTCGAGGACGGAGCAGCTTAAGAACCCCAGGCTGAAGAAGAAAGTGTCGCTGCCGGCTCGCTCTCGGTTCGTGAACCCTGATCTTGAGAAGGAGATGGAGGAGGAAAGGAAGCTGACGGGAGAAAAACAGAAGGAGAAGTCTGAGAGAAGGGAGGTAAAGAGTAAGAGAAAACATCGTGCTTCTGTGTCAGACACTGACTCTGACTCCAAATCATCATCGAGTGGGTCTGAGTATTCTTCTGAAAGCGGTAGTTCAAGCTACAGTCCATTGGACTCGGAGGATAGGAAGCATCGATGCAACGCGAAGCAGAAGAAAAGAAGGCACCGAAGGGACAGCACGTCTTCATCATCCTCCTCGTTATCCAAATCTGAGTCTGAACCTGATTCTGACAATAATGGCAGCAACAAAAGGAAGAGCAAGAAGCGTGGTTACACGCGCCGAGCTTGA